A genome region from Pyrenophora tritici-repentis strain M4 chromosome 9, whole genome shotgun sequence includes the following:
- a CDS encoding Atrophin-1 multi-domain protein, translating to MSLTNRQTRRLLPLIAFLDAICLPQARPYLSEDSMEITFQPQERFLKKHEFSIEIHPATAFPPTTFSPLAADTSRLGKHVVFCGLGDRAELYFHPSSNGSIHRAGELGKSYILFDLSNGVDEGGAATALGETIARIIADEEEDRTREREGEKASDFPGRQFAISAWKAEMVQQMMRFDTGNWEAGLISMDPKVLFEKEEREGFVRLEGLWRKGKGWCSEISGLERESAEIWLRREITRVVGRGEEREQWELAWLGRGGLIKVKEYEGAECREPGERMVR from the coding sequence ATGTCTCTAACAAACCGACAAACCCGCCGCCTCCTCCCCCTCATCGCCTTCCTTGATGCTATCTGCCTCCCCCAAGCTCGCCCTTACCTCTCAGAAGACAGCATGGAAATCACCTTTCAACCACAAGAACGCTTCCTAAAGAAGCACGAATTTTCAATAGAAATTCACCCCGCCACTGCATTCCCTCCTACCACCTTTTCTCCTCTCGCAGCAGACACAAGCCGCTTAGGAAAGCATGTTGTTTTCTGTGGACTAGGGGATCGAGCGGAACTTTATTTCCACCCTTCTTCTAATGGAAGTATTCACCGGGCTGGAGAATTAGGGAAGTCATACATCCTCTTTGACTTGAGTAATGGTGTGGATGAGGGGGGTGCAGCAACGGCCCTAGGAGAAACTATCGCTCGCATCATagcagatgaagaagaagaccgCACACGGGAGCGGGAAGGGGAGAAAGCGAGTGATTTCCCTGGCCGACAGTTTGCTATTTCAGCGTGGAAGGCAGAGATGGTGCAGCAGATGATGCGCTTTGACACAGGGAACTGGGAGGCTGGTCTAATCAGTATGGATCCCAAGGTTTTGTTTGAGAAAGAGGAGAGAGAGGGATTTGTTAGGCTGGAAGGGTTGTGGCGGAAGGGGAAGGGGTGGTGTAGTGAGATTAGCGGGTTGGAAAGGGAAAGTGCGGAAATTTGGTTAAGGCGGGAGATTACTAGGGTTGTGGGAAGGGGGGAGGAGAGGGAGCAGTGGGAATTGGCGTGGCTGGGGAGGGGCGGGTTAATAAAGGTGAAGGAGTATGAGGGTGCGGAATGTCGGGAGCCGGGAGAGCGCATGGTCAGGTGA